The following coding sequences lie in one Actinomycetota bacterium genomic window:
- a CDS encoding DUF4192 domain-containing protein, which yields MNMIVHSPRQLISALPHLLGFHPDESMVIVALNDDQVLSIARLDWSIDPIPIPEAILGQLRTESKPAVVILAYTESELTLESLLDLIPQASEFSLLDALQIADRHWRSLMCEDEQCCPPTGHPLAELLGADAEFVFAGSAPFISREDLASRLSPIELSSDDKAQRDKAIASLKQEFEYDLAQDALEVEVRAKYLARLMAMWPDAHSLDWSDSALLGLVATNIYMRDGLLRKMFDHPELRLAMRTTLMDAVGRASESDVAALATVLAGCAWLDGNGALAGVALECALTVDPGYSLARLLDRAIAHNVPPSVWTESLAAVSYDECLAGAA from the coding sequence ATGAACATGATTGTTCATTCACCTCGTCAACTAATTTCAGCCTTGCCTCATTTACTTGGCTTCCACCCCGATGAAAGTATGGTCATTGTTGCCCTAAACGACGATCAGGTCTTGAGCATTGCTCGACTCGATTGGTCAATAGATCCAATTCCAATTCCAGAAGCTATTCTCGGTCAACTCAGGACAGAATCTAAGCCAGCAGTAGTTATCTTGGCTTACACGGAATCAGAACTGACTCTGGAATCGTTACTTGATCTGATACCTCAGGCCAGCGAATTCTCCCTACTCGATGCTTTGCAAATCGCAGATAGACACTGGCGCTCTCTGATGTGTGAAGATGAGCAATGCTGTCCACCTACTGGACATCCGCTGGCGGAATTGTTAGGCGCAGATGCTGAATTTGTTTTTGCCGGCAGCGCGCCATTTATCTCGCGTGAAGATCTGGCGAGCAGATTAAGTCCGATAGAACTAAGTTCCGATGATAAAGCGCAGCGCGATAAAGCTATTGCTTCGCTCAAACAAGAATTTGAGTACGACCTGGCACAGGATGCGCTCGAAGTTGAAGTTAGGGCCAAATATCTAGCAAGACTTATGGCTATGTGGCCAGACGCGCATAGTTTGGATTGGTCGGATTCAGCATTGCTCGGGCTGGTTGCAACTAACATCTACATGCGCGATGGATTATTGCGAAAGATGTTTGATCATCCGGAATTGCGCCTTGCTATGCGCACAACCTTGATGGATGCGGTCGGTCGTGCGTCGGAAAGTGATGTCGCGGCCCTTGCCACCGTTTTGGCAGGATGTGCGTGGCTTGATGGCAATGGCGCCTTGGCAGGGGTAGCACTCGAATGCGCTCTTACTGTTGACCCAGGCTACTCACTGGCCAGATTGCTGGATCGAGCGATTGCGCATAACGTGCCGCCATCAGTCTGG
- a CDS encoding VOC family protein, with product MQLDHVSYAVRASELADTIQRLGADLGAAFIDGGKHPRFGTRNFILPLSGGTYIEVVSALEHPASEAAPFGRAVRERAEDGGGWLGWVVAVEDLTPIEARLGRGAVDGHRIRPDGQELTWKQIGVLDLLEDPQLPYFITWDDARQHPSVGFQTPVRITNITVSGSRQKLEEWLGGALYDALDGVYLSFADSPDEEPGVVSVTFQTPNGLVTID from the coding sequence ATGCAACTTGACCATGTGTCTTACGCAGTTCGTGCTAGCGAACTAGCCGATACGATTCAGCGACTCGGCGCCGATTTAGGTGCAGCATTTATTGATGGTGGTAAACACCCTCGCTTTGGCACGCGCAACTTTATTTTGCCGCTCTCAGGTGGCACTTACATTGAAGTAGTCAGTGCACTAGAGCATCCGGCTTCCGAGGCTGCCCCTTTCGGTCGCGCAGTTCGGGAACGGGCTGAAGACGGTGGCGGTTGGCTCGGCTGGGTGGTTGCGGTTGAAGACTTAACACCAATCGAAGCGCGACTTGGTCGTGGTGCTGTTGATGGACACCGAATTCGTCCTGACGGCCAAGAACTGACTTGGAAGCAGATTGGCGTTTTAGATCTGCTTGAAGATCCACAACTTCCATATTTCATTACATGGGACGACGCCCGCCAACATCCGTCGGTTGGTTTTCAGACGCCGGTGCGTATCACGAATATCACCGTTTCTGGTTCTCGGCAAAAGCTCGAAGAATGGCTTGGCGGAGCACTTTACGACGCACTTGATGGCGTGTATTTATCTTTTGCCGATTCGCCAGATGAAGAGCCAGGTGTGGTATCAGTTACTTTCCAGACGCCAAATGGCTTAGTAACTATTGACTAA
- a CDS encoding DNA polymerase III subunit epsilon: MIEFPLRFAQPDYLEHFVHYGNFAGQAPLQHTADYVVVDVETSGLDPKAGARVIEIAAIRTPGNGTVTDSFHTLINPQSSDVGLTALHGITASMVSDAPTFAEVSEKLKQMFAGCIFVAHHALFDERFVASEFARAGTELPVMPGTCTYWMSRAVTSGTENHKLGTLTTHYGLNSGLAHSALSDAMVVVQMLPHLLAKMDHPGHYVPLSPEISAEIIVPTKYR; the protein is encoded by the coding sequence GTGATTGAATTTCCGCTTAGATTCGCCCAACCAGATTATCTAGAGCATTTTGTGCATTATGGAAACTTTGCTGGACAAGCCCCATTGCAACACACAGCCGATTACGTCGTTGTTGATGTTGAAACATCCGGATTAGATCCCAAGGCTGGAGCGCGGGTTATTGAAATCGCAGCGATTCGGACACCGGGCAATGGAACCGTCACCGATTCATTTCACACGCTAATCAATCCGCAGTCTTCTGATGTCGGACTCACAGCGCTGCACGGCATTACCGCGAGCATGGTTTCCGATGCTCCGACATTTGCTGAGGTGTCGGAAAAACTTAAGCAAATGTTCGCCGGCTGTATTTTTGTGGCTCATCATGCGTTGTTTGATGAACGATTTGTGGCCAGCGAATTTGCCAGGGCGGGTACAGAACTTCCGGTGATGCCGGGTACCTGCACCTACTGGATGTCACGAGCGGTAACTAGCGGAACCGAAAATCACAAACTCGGCACATTGACCACTCATTACGGACTCAACTCGGGCTTAGCCCACAGTGCACTTAGTGATGCCATGGTGGTTGTCCAAATGTTGCCCCACTTGCTAGCAAAGATGGATCACCCTGGGCATTATGTGCCACTAAGTCCAGAAATTTCTGCTGAAATTATTGTGCCAACAAAGTATCGCTAA
- a CDS encoding DUF2752 domain-containing protein has product MTPEFVASAKHRRFWSLKTRFGVVAGLILSMGLLWNSNRLVTGPVLCPFRLVTGHPCPFCGSTRALGAMCAGDVQQAWSLNPLAVLVWLLAVTFWLRPSWAQTMSVKVMHLQLRVGALPSYTFIGILFLAVWYWNVATRW; this is encoded by the coding sequence ATGACCCCTGAGTTTGTTGCCAGTGCGAAGCACAGAAGGTTTTGGTCGCTAAAAACTCGATTTGGTGTAGTGGCGGGGCTGATTTTATCGATGGGGCTGCTTTGGAATTCAAATCGCTTGGTAACTGGACCTGTGCTGTGTCCGTTTCGCCTAGTAACTGGTCACCCGTGTCCATTTTGTGGCAGCACCAGAGCGCTGGGAGCAATGTGTGCAGGGGATGTGCAACAGGCTTGGTCACTAAACCCATTGGCAGTGCTGGTTTGGCTCCTAGCAGTAACTTTTTGGCTGCGTCCATCATGGGCACAAACAATGTCAGTCAAGGTGATGCATCTGCAGTTGCGAGTGGGCGCTCTTCCTAGCTACACATTTATCGGAATTCTTTTTCTTGCTGTTTGGTATTGGAATGTAGCAACGCGCTGGTAA